One genomic region from Podarcis raffonei isolate rPodRaf1 chromosome Z, rPodRaf1.pri, whole genome shotgun sequence encodes:
- the LOC128406836 gene encoding uncharacterized protein LOC128406836 isoform X2, whose translation MWPIWSMQLEKASCDLGFTEAINKRMQVPSRLKVAEDPSAGDLQGATPKDFSPSYQMHIPDRILVAEMTTNAAVQPHFLSQLSHQPPILEEPLLEPTIQPAIYGEHPFLTFISGPGSPRRKRLAEAKCTAPCLLYPPASSVPFGGQDLLPAECPSGAVVPWAPDVPAVLQAWPSPMQFPAEKRGLRELSGGLRHHRGSGNEEAADEDRRAASAPGEAAYGLAPEGAVVLLCAGLFLPYQHVALAQKMRKPPCSKQQDLLPAVNLVLVSFH comes from the exons ATGTGGCCCATTTGGAGCATGCAGCTGGAGAAGGCTTCCTGTGACCTGGGCTTCACCGAAGCCATCAACAAAAGGATGCAGGTCCCCAGCCGGCTGAAGGTGGCAGAGGACCCCAGTGCAGGAGACCTACAGGGGGCGACCCCGAAGGACTTCTCCCCATCCTACCAGATGCACATCCCTGACAGGATCCTTGTGGCAG AAATGACAACGAATGCTGCTGTCCAGCCTCACTTCCTTAGCCAGCTGTCGCACCAGCCCCCGATTCTTGAGGAGCCTCTGCTGGAGCCAACCATCCAGCCAGCCATTTACGGAGAGCACCCCTTCCTCACCTTCATCTCTGGACCTGGATCTCCAAGGCGCAAACGGCTG GCAGAAGCCAAGTGCACCGCCCCCTGCCTCCTCTACCCCCCAGCTTCCTCCGTTCCCTTTGGAGGGCAGGATCTACTCCCTGCAGAATGTCCTTCAGGTGCTGTGGTTCCTTGGGCACCAGATGTTCCAGCTGTTTTGCAAGCCTGGCCAAGCCCAATGCAG TTCCCTGCAGAAAAGCGTGGCCTCAGAGAGCTCTCCGGAGGACTTCGGCACCACAGAGGCTCTGGCAATGAAGAAGCAG CTGATGAAGATCGCAGGGCGGCTTCAGCGCCTGGAGAAGCAGCGTATGGGTTGGCACCAGAAGGAGCTGTTGTTCTACTCTGTGCTGGCCTCTTCCTGCCTTATCAACATGTGGCTTTGGCACAAAAGATGAGGAAGCCACCCTGCTCCAAGCAGCAAGACTTGCTGCCAGCAGTCAACCTTGTGCTTGTTAGTTTTCACTGA
- the LOC128406836 gene encoding mitochondrial fission factor homolog A-like isoform X1, with protein sequence MWPIWSMQLEKASCDLGFTEAINKRMQVPSRLKVAEDPSAGDLQGATPKDFSPSYQMHIPDRILVAEMTTNAAVQPHFLSQLSHQPPILEEPLLEPTIQPAIYGEHPFLTFISGPGSPRRKRLAHQSRARKERALAKNPHRGLGTLDQRQDWQKPSAPPPASSTPQLPPFPLEGRIYSLQNVLQVLWFLGHQMFQLFCKPGQAQCSSLQKSVASESSPEDFGTTEALAMKKQLMKIAGRLQRLEKQRMGWHQKELLFYSVLASSCLINMWLWHKR encoded by the exons ATGTGGCCCATTTGGAGCATGCAGCTGGAGAAGGCTTCCTGTGACCTGGGCTTCACCGAAGCCATCAACAAAAGGATGCAGGTCCCCAGCCGGCTGAAGGTGGCAGAGGACCCCAGTGCAGGAGACCTACAGGGGGCGACCCCGAAGGACTTCTCCCCATCCTACCAGATGCACATCCCTGACAGGATCCTTGTGGCAG AAATGACAACGAATGCTGCTGTCCAGCCTCACTTCCTTAGCCAGCTGTCGCACCAGCCCCCGATTCTTGAGGAGCCTCTGCTGGAGCCAACCATCCAGCCAGCCATTTACGGAGAGCACCCCTTCCTCACCTTCATCTCTGGACCTGGATCTCCAAGGCGCAAACGGCTG GCACATCAAAGCAGGGCCAGAAAGGAGAGGGCGCTGGCGAAGAATCCTCACCGGGGCTTGGGAACTCTCGACCAGAGGCAAGACTG GCAGAAGCCAAGTGCACCGCCCCCTGCCTCCTCTACCCCCCAGCTTCCTCCGTTCCCTTTGGAGGGCAGGATCTACTCCCTGCAGAATGTCCTTCAGGTGCTGTGGTTCCTTGGGCACCAGATGTTCCAGCTGTTTTGCAAGCCTGGCCAAGCCCAATGCAG TTCCCTGCAGAAAAGCGTGGCCTCAGAGAGCTCTCCGGAGGACTTCGGCACCACAGAGGCTCTGGCAATGAAGAAGCAG CTGATGAAGATCGCAGGGCGGCTTCAGCGCCTGGAGAAGCAGCGTATGGGTTGGCACCAGAAGGAGCTGTTGTTCTACTCTGTGCTGGCCTCTTCCTGCCTTATCAACATGTGGCTTTGGCACAAAAGATGA
- the LOC128406836 gene encoding mitochondrial fission factor-like isoform X3: MWPIWSMQLEKASCDLGFTEAINKRMQVPSRLKVAEDPSAGDLQGATPKDFSPSYQMHIPDRILVAEMTTNAAVQPHFLSQLSHQPPILEEPLLEPTIQPAIYGEHPFLTFISGPGSPRRKRLAHQSRARKERALAKNPHRGLGTLDQRQDCSLQKSVASESSPEDFGTTEALAMKKQLMKIAGRLQRLEKQRMGWHQKELLFYSVLASSCLINMWLWHKR, from the exons ATGTGGCCCATTTGGAGCATGCAGCTGGAGAAGGCTTCCTGTGACCTGGGCTTCACCGAAGCCATCAACAAAAGGATGCAGGTCCCCAGCCGGCTGAAGGTGGCAGAGGACCCCAGTGCAGGAGACCTACAGGGGGCGACCCCGAAGGACTTCTCCCCATCCTACCAGATGCACATCCCTGACAGGATCCTTGTGGCAG AAATGACAACGAATGCTGCTGTCCAGCCTCACTTCCTTAGCCAGCTGTCGCACCAGCCCCCGATTCTTGAGGAGCCTCTGCTGGAGCCAACCATCCAGCCAGCCATTTACGGAGAGCACCCCTTCCTCACCTTCATCTCTGGACCTGGATCTCCAAGGCGCAAACGGCTG GCACATCAAAGCAGGGCCAGAAAGGAGAGGGCGCTGGCGAAGAATCCTCACCGGGGCTTGGGAACTCTCGACCAGAGGCAAGACTG TTCCCTGCAGAAAAGCGTGGCCTCAGAGAGCTCTCCGGAGGACTTCGGCACCACAGAGGCTCTGGCAATGAAGAAGCAG CTGATGAAGATCGCAGGGCGGCTTCAGCGCCTGGAGAAGCAGCGTATGGGTTGGCACCAGAAGGAGCTGTTGTTCTACTCTGTGCTGGCCTCTTCCTGCCTTATCAACATGTGGCTTTGGCACAAAAGATGA
- the CLDN2 gene encoding claudin-2, translated as MVSVGLQLVGYALGLLGLLCAFVATLLPSWRTSSYIGSSIVTAVGFSKGLWMECATYSTGITQCDVYSSLLNLPTDIQAAQAMMSSSIAVSLLASIICVVGMRCTIFSQGSPAKDKVAVAGGVAFVLGGLLCFIPVVWNIHVVLRDFYNPIVPDSMKFELGESLYLGVLSSLVSLIGGFILCASCPPRDPHAAYYSPYRSRTMVGRSQPVPATSPKAKSEFNAYNLTGYV; from the coding sequence ATGGTTTCTGTGGGCCTCCAGCTGGTGGGCTATGCCCTagggctcttgggcttgctgtgTGCCTTCGTGGCCACCCTGCTGCCCAGCTGGAGGACCAGCTCCTACATCGGCTCCAGCATCGTCACAGCGGTCGGCTTCTCCAAAGGCCTCTGGATGGAGTGCGCCACTTACAGCACAGGCATCACCCAGTGTGATGTCTACAGCTCACTGCTCAACCTGCCCACTGACATCCAGGCAGCCCAGGCGATGATGTCCTCCTCCATCGCTGTCTCCTTGCTGGCCTCCATCATCTGCGTGGTGGGGATGAGGTGCACCATCTTCTCGCAAGGCTCCCCGGCCAAGGACAAGGTGGCGGTGGCAGGTGGGGTAGCCTTTGTCCTCGGGGGGCTCCTCTGCTTCATCCCTGTGGTGTGGAACATCCACGTGGTGCTCCGTGACTTCTACAACCCCATCGTTCCTGACAGCATGAAGTTTGAGCTTGGGGAGTCCCTGTACCTGGGTGTCCTCTCCTCCCTGGTGTCTCTCATTGGGGGCTTCATCCTCTGCGCTTCCTGCCCACCCCGAGACCCACATGCTGCCTATTACAGCCCTTACCGTTCTCGAACCATGGTGGGCAGGAGCCAACCAGTGCCAGCTACCTCTCCAAAGGCTAAGAGCGAGTTCAATGCTTATAACCTGACAGGCTACGTCTAA